One Pasteurella dagmatis DNA segment encodes these proteins:
- a CDS encoding AI-2E family transporter has product MIEMLKSWYNNRFSDPQAMGLFAILLFGFISIYFFSHLIAPLLIAIVLAYLLEWPIRFLTDKLKFPRLLSTALIFGGFLSLILVIVLVLIPTLWTQTVNLVSDLPHMFNTINVWLLSLPEHYPELVDYQTIDSVLNSVKAKILGFGESALKFSLTSLLSLVTLGIYAFLVPLMVFFLLKDKKELMTGVSRFLPKNRTLASNVWQEMQQQIANYIRGKLFEIIIVTAVTYAIFLFFGLNYSLLLAVAVGLSVLVPYIGAVLVTIPVALVAAAQFGISPTFWYILIAYIVSQLLDGNLLVPFLFSEAVNLHPLVIIIAVLIFGGLWGFWGVFFAIPLATLVKAVVNAWPSSEQTPHA; this is encoded by the coding sequence ATGATCGAAATGTTAAAAAGTTGGTATAACAACCGTTTTAGCGATCCGCAGGCGATGGGGTTGTTTGCTATCTTGTTATTTGGTTTTATTTCTATTTATTTTTTCAGTCATTTAATCGCACCGTTACTGATTGCAATTGTGTTGGCGTACCTTTTAGAATGGCCAATTCGTTTTCTGACCGATAAACTTAAATTCCCACGTTTATTATCAACCGCACTGATTTTTGGCGGTTTTCTTAGCTTGATTTTAGTGATTGTGCTTGTGCTTATTCCAACACTTTGGACACAAACTGTTAACTTAGTCAGTGATCTTCCGCATATGTTCAATACGATTAACGTGTGGTTACTTTCTTTGCCTGAGCATTATCCTGAACTTGTGGATTATCAAACTATTGATTCTGTACTCAACTCTGTGAAAGCCAAAATTCTTGGCTTCGGTGAGTCTGCATTAAAATTCTCTCTTACCTCGTTATTAAGTTTGGTGACACTTGGCATTTATGCTTTCTTAGTGCCGTTAATGGTGTTCTTTTTATTAAAAGACAAAAAAGAATTGATGACTGGCGTAAGCCGTTTCCTACCGAAAAACCGCACCCTTGCCTCTAACGTTTGGCAAGAAATGCAACAACAAATTGCTAACTATATTCGTGGAAAATTATTTGAAATTATCATTGTAACCGCAGTAACTTATGCAATTTTCTTGTTCTTTGGTTTGAATTATTCCTTGTTATTAGCGGTTGCTGTGGGCTTATCTGTGCTTGTGCCTTATATCGGTGCGGTGTTAGTGACTATTCCAGTAGCGTTAGTGGCTGCAGCGCAATTTGGTATTAGCCCAACATTTTGGTATATCCTTATTGCTTATATTGTGAGTCAGCTTTTAGACGGTAATTTATTAGTGCCGTTCTTATTCTCAGAGGCTGTAAACTTACATCCGCTTGTCATTATTATTGCGGTTTTAATTTTCGGTGGTTTATGGGGTTTCTGGGGCGTGTTCTTTGCGATTCCATTAGCAACATTAGTGAAAGCCGTTGTGAATGCATGGCCTTCATCAGAACAAACACCACACGCATAG